The following proteins are co-located in the Massilia litorea genome:
- a CDS encoding glycosyltransferase family 2 protein, whose amino-acid sequence MKNAFNDLRPTTDRLDSRPLISVVIPVYKAETMLDELYRRLRLALETVSTSFEIVLVEDCGGDNSWGVIERLAAADPRVHGLQFSRNFGQHYGITAGLDHCRGEWVVVMDCDLQDQPEEIPRLYAKAQEGFDVVLALRGPRKDPLLKRFNSWLFYRLFSYLADIDVDGDSGNYRIMSRRVVKNFTRMREQLRFFGGQVQWMGFPTSAIQVQHSERFDGSSTYTFKKLLKLATDTIIAYSDKPLRLAVRAGFAMTAMSICFGSYILARSLWHGSSIPGWSSLIVSVYFLGGLIIGILGMIGVYLGKTFDESKKRPLYIVRRATDSAGVELD is encoded by the coding sequence ATGAAGAACGCCTTTAATGATCTGCGCCCGACCACGGACAGGCTTGATTCCCGCCCGCTTATCTCGGTGGTCATCCCGGTCTACAAGGCTGAAACGATGCTCGATGAGCTGTACCGGCGCCTGAGGCTGGCACTCGAGACCGTGTCGACGTCGTTTGAAATCGTCTTGGTAGAAGACTGCGGCGGCGACAATTCCTGGGGCGTGATCGAGCGCCTTGCAGCGGCCGATCCGCGCGTGCACGGCCTGCAGTTCAGCCGCAATTTTGGGCAGCACTACGGCATCACGGCTGGCCTCGACCATTGCCGGGGCGAGTGGGTCGTGGTGATGGATTGCGACCTGCAGGACCAGCCCGAGGAGATACCGCGCCTTTACGCCAAGGCCCAGGAAGGTTTCGACGTGGTGCTGGCCTTGCGCGGCCCGCGCAAGGATCCGCTCCTGAAGCGGTTTAACTCCTGGCTGTTCTACCGGCTGTTCAGCTACCTCGCCGACATCGACGTGGATGGCGACAGCGGCAACTACCGCATCATGTCGCGCCGTGTCGTTAAAAACTTCACGCGCATGCGCGAGCAGTTGCGCTTCTTCGGCGGACAAGTGCAGTGGATGGGATTTCCAACATCGGCCATCCAGGTACAGCACAGCGAGCGCTTCGACGGCTCGTCCACCTATACATTCAAAAAGCTGCTCAAGCTCGCGACCGATACCATCATTGCTTATTCGGACAAGCCACTTCGCCTCGCAGTGCGCGCCGGCTTCGCAATGACAGCGATGTCGATCTGCTTCGGCAGCTACATTCTCGCGCGCTCGCTGTGGCACGGCTCGTCCATCCCGGGCTGGAGCAGCCTGATCGTCTCCGTGTATTTCCTCGGAGGCCTGATCATCGGCATCCTCGGCATGATTGGCGTCTATCTGGGCAAAACCTTCGACGAGTCAAAGAAGCGGCCGCTGTACATCGTGCGCCGCGCTACCGACAGTGCCGGAGTCGAGCTTGATTAA
- the rfbB gene encoding dTDP-glucose 4,6-dehydratase gives MILVTGGAGFIGSNFVLGWLAQSDEPVINLDKLTYAGNLGNLQALADDPRHVFVKGDICDEKLVAGLLAQYKPRAILNFAAESHVDRSIHGPRDFVITNVNGTFALLEATRAYWADLADADKAAFRFLHVSTDEVYGTLGAEDAPFTETTAYAPNSPYSASKAASDHLVRAYYHTYGLPTLTTNCSNNYGPYHFPEKLIPLIIANARQGKPLPIYGDGQQVRDWLYVSDHCAAIRRVLEAGRPGETYNVGGWNEMANLDVVRILCGILDELAPKAAGSYVDQIVHVADRPGHDRRYAIDARKIERELGWKPVETFETGIRKTVEWYLEHDAWVRDVQSGDYLRWLDTNYSNRDSQPEPGQ, from the coding sequence ATGATTTTAGTTACAGGTGGTGCGGGGTTTATCGGTTCCAATTTCGTCCTCGGCTGGCTGGCCCAGTCCGACGAGCCGGTGATCAACCTCGATAAACTGACGTATGCCGGCAACCTCGGCAACTTGCAAGCACTGGCGGACGACCCGCGTCACGTTTTCGTCAAAGGCGACATTTGCGATGAAAAACTCGTCGCAGGCCTCCTGGCGCAGTACAAGCCGCGTGCGATCCTGAATTTCGCAGCCGAAAGCCATGTCGACCGCTCGATCCATGGGCCGCGCGACTTCGTCATCACCAACGTCAACGGCACCTTTGCTCTGCTGGAAGCAACCCGCGCCTACTGGGCGGACCTTGCGGACGCGGACAAGGCAGCCTTCCGTTTCCTGCACGTGTCGACCGACGAAGTCTACGGGACCCTGGGCGCCGAGGATGCGCCGTTCACCGAAACGACGGCCTATGCACCGAACAGCCCTTATTCGGCCTCGAAAGCCGCCTCCGACCACCTCGTACGTGCGTACTACCACACGTATGGCCTGCCGACGCTGACAACCAACTGCTCGAATAACTACGGCCCCTATCACTTTCCAGAGAAGCTGATTCCGCTGATTATCGCCAACGCACGCCAGGGCAAGCCCCTGCCGATTTACGGCGATGGCCAGCAAGTGCGGGACTGGCTGTACGTCAGCGACCATTGCGCGGCAATCCGACGCGTGCTCGAAGCGGGCCGGCCGGGCGAGACCTACAACGTTGGCGGTTGGAACGAGATGGCAAACCTCGACGTCGTGCGTATCTTGTGCGGGATCCTCGACGAACTGGCGCCGAAAGCAGCGGGCAGCTATGTCGATCAGATCGTCCACGTTGCCGACCGCCCGGGGCACGACCGTCGCTATGCAATCGACGCCCGCAAGATCGAACGCGAACTGGGCTGGAAGCCGGTGGAAACCTTCGAAACCGGAATCCGCAAGACCGTCGAGTGGTACCTCGAGCACGACGCCTGGGTGCGCGACGTGCAGTCCGGCGATTACCTGCGCTGGCTCGACACGAACTATTCAAACCGCGACAGCCAACCGGAGCCCGGCCAATGA
- the rffA gene encoding dTDP-4-amino-4,6-dideoxygalactose transaminase — MRTIPFNKPFMTGRELSHIAQAHVNGHLSGDGAFTKKCHGWMESNTGCQRALLTHSCTAALEMAALLAGLGPGDEVIMPSYTFVSTANAFVLRGAVPVFVDIRPDTLNIDETKIEAAITPRTRAIVPVHYAGVACEMDTIMDIAQRHKLIVIEDAAQGIMSTYKGRALGSIGHLGAFSFHETKNIISGEGGALLVNTPEFAQRAEIIREKGTNRSQFFRGQVDKYTWVDVGSSYLPGEVIAAFLWAQMEEAQAITARRLALWDRYHAALAPLEAAGKLRRPVVPEQCVHNAHMYYVLLDSLDQRTRVMANMKERGVNTVFHYVPLHSAPAGLTHSRTHGGMENTDGLSERLLRLPLWVGLEDELDTVVAALAESF; from the coding sequence ATGCGAACTATTCCATTCAATAAACCTTTCATGACCGGCCGCGAGCTGTCGCACATCGCTCAGGCCCATGTCAATGGCCACCTGTCTGGCGATGGCGCGTTCACCAAAAAATGCCACGGCTGGATGGAATCGAACACGGGCTGCCAACGCGCCCTGCTCACGCATTCCTGCACCGCCGCGCTCGAAATGGCTGCGCTACTGGCCGGCCTTGGCCCCGGCGACGAAGTCATCATGCCGTCGTACACCTTCGTGTCAACCGCGAACGCCTTCGTCCTGCGCGGCGCGGTGCCGGTGTTCGTGGACATCCGTCCCGATACCCTGAACATCGACGAAACCAAAATCGAGGCGGCGATCACGCCGCGCACGCGTGCGATTGTGCCGGTGCACTACGCGGGCGTCGCCTGCGAAATGGACACCATCATGGATATCGCGCAGCGCCACAAGCTGATCGTGATCGAAGATGCGGCCCAGGGCATCATGTCCACCTACAAAGGTCGCGCGCTGGGCAGCATTGGCCACCTGGGCGCGTTTTCGTTCCACGAAACGAAGAACATCATCTCGGGCGAAGGGGGCGCACTGCTGGTCAACACGCCCGAGTTTGCCCAACGTGCGGAAATCATCCGCGAAAAGGGTACCAACCGTTCGCAGTTCTTCCGCGGCCAGGTCGACAAGTACACCTGGGTCGATGTCGGCTCGTCCTACCTCCCAGGCGAAGTGATCGCCGCTTTCCTGTGGGCGCAAATGGAAGAGGCCCAGGCCATCACGGCGCGCCGGCTGGCGCTGTGGGACCGCTATCACGCAGCGCTGGCCCCGCTCGAGGCGGCCGGCAAGCTGCGCCGCCCGGTCGTGCCGGAGCAGTGCGTGCATAACGCGCACATGTACTATGTCCTGCTGGACTCGCTCGACCAGCGCACGCGCGTGATGGCCAATATGAAGGAACGTGGCGTCAACACAGTGTTCCACTACGTGCCGCTCCACAGTGCTCCGGCCGGCCTTACGCACAGCCGTACCCACGGCGGCATGGAGAACACCGACGGCCTGTCCGAACGCCTGCTGCGCCTGCCGCTGTGGGTCGGCCTCGAAGACGAGCTCGACACCGTCGTCGCTGCATTGGCCGAATCGTTCTGA
- the rfbA gene encoding glucose-1-phosphate thymidylyltransferase RfbA encodes MSAPVQRKGIILAGGSGTRLHPITTTISKQLLPVYDKPMIYYPLCTLMLAGLRDILIISTPRDLPLFEQLLGDGSQWGIRLSYVVQPSPDGLAQAFILGRDFLGDSPSALILGDNIYYGTDLETKLRAATERTKGATVFAYHVTDPERYGVVEFDKSRRVVSVEEKPAQPKSNYAITGLYFYDSKVCEIAASVQPSPRGELEITDINRCYLEHGALNVELIGRGTAWLDTGTHDSLQDAGQFIATIEKRQGLKISCPEEIAYRKGYIDLAQLRRLAEPLAKSGYGQYLLRIDHDRHD; translated from the coding sequence ATGAGCGCGCCAGTACAACGCAAGGGGATCATCCTGGCCGGTGGTTCCGGCACGCGTCTCCATCCGATCACGACGACGATCTCGAAGCAACTGCTTCCGGTGTACGACAAACCGATGATCTATTATCCGCTCTGTACGCTGATGCTGGCCGGCTTGCGCGATATCCTGATCATCTCGACGCCGCGTGATCTGCCGCTCTTCGAGCAGCTGCTTGGCGATGGCAGCCAGTGGGGCATCCGACTCTCCTACGTCGTCCAGCCTTCGCCGGACGGCCTGGCGCAGGCGTTTATCCTCGGCCGCGATTTCCTCGGCGATTCGCCGTCCGCGTTGATCCTCGGCGATAACATTTACTACGGCACCGACCTCGAGACCAAGCTGCGCGCGGCGACGGAGCGCACCAAGGGCGCGACGGTCTTCGCCTATCACGTGACGGATCCCGAGCGCTATGGCGTCGTCGAGTTCGACAAGTCGCGGCGCGTGGTGAGCGTCGAAGAAAAGCCGGCCCAGCCGAAGTCGAACTATGCAATTACCGGGCTGTACTTTTACGACAGCAAGGTGTGCGAGATCGCGGCCAGCGTGCAGCCATCGCCGCGCGGCGAACTGGAAATCACCGACATCAATCGCTGCTACCTCGAACATGGCGCGCTTAACGTCGAACTGATCGGACGTGGCACAGCATGGCTCGATACCGGGACACACGATTCACTGCAGGATGCCGGGCAGTTCATTGCCACTATCGAGAAGCGGCAGGGCCTGAAGATCTCATGTCCGGAAGAGATTGCCTACCGCAAGGGGTACATCGATCTGGCTCAACTGCGACGTCTTGCCGAACCACTCGCCAAGAGCGGCTACGGCCAATACCTGCTGAGGATCGACCACGACCGACACGATTGA
- a CDS encoding glycosyltransferase family 2 protein: MKTDPVVSAVITMHGEGILAHRTLLSIQRCREYAEARGLRTEFVITLDNATAETRRVITSHPALRDDDQVHEINFRDLSLSRNFAIEKARGEYVGTFDGDDYFSKNWIERCVRGIEENGPTTIYHPELMVAFGELNAYWWQPDQLSKYYTPECLLTMNLWNACAFAKRSVFLEYPYQVSRPGESGFGYEDWLWNCDTIAAGYVHRTAPETIRFERRKSNGSLNVAHQRTGAVIRPSAFFDQV, encoded by the coding sequence ATGAAGACCGATCCCGTCGTTAGTGCCGTCATCACGATGCACGGCGAGGGCATTCTTGCCCACCGTACCTTGTTGTCGATTCAGCGCTGCCGCGAGTATGCCGAAGCGCGCGGCTTGCGTACCGAATTCGTCATCACGCTCGACAATGCCACCGCGGAAACCCGCCGCGTGATCACGTCGCATCCAGCGTTGCGCGACGACGACCAAGTCCACGAGATCAATTTCCGCGACCTCTCCTTGTCGCGTAATTTCGCCATCGAAAAGGCACGCGGGGAATATGTCGGCACCTTCGACGGCGACGATTATTTTTCGAAAAACTGGATCGAGCGCTGCGTCCGCGGCATCGAGGAAAACGGACCGACCACGATCTATCACCCTGAACTGATGGTGGCGTTCGGCGAACTCAATGCCTACTGGTGGCAACCCGACCAGTTGAGCAAGTACTACACGCCCGAATGCCTGTTGACCATGAACCTGTGGAACGCGTGCGCCTTCGCCAAGCGCTCGGTTTTCCTAGAGTATCCCTACCAAGTGTCGCGCCCGGGAGAATCGGGCTTTGGCTACGAGGACTGGCTGTGGAACTGCGACACGATCGCTGCCGGCTACGTGCATCGCACGGCACCCGAGACAATTCGCTTCGAACGCCGCAAATCGAACGGCTCGCTCAACGTCGCGCACCAGCGCACGGGCGCCGTGATCCGGCCTTCCGCTTTCTTCGACCAGGTTTAA
- a CDS encoding EamA family transporter, whose amino-acid sequence MNYLYIAVTIALTVFGQIAIKMQVLQAGPLPASGHDKLLFLIRLMLNPWIISAFAAAFLASVSWMGAMTKFPLSHAYPFMSLNFVIVLMLSGWLFQEPLSITKIAGVALICVGTIIASQG is encoded by the coding sequence ATGAACTATCTCTACATTGCCGTTACCATCGCCCTTACCGTCTTCGGTCAAATCGCCATCAAGATGCAGGTGCTGCAGGCTGGCCCTTTGCCCGCAAGCGGCCACGACAAGCTCCTGTTCCTGATCCGCCTGATGCTCAATCCGTGGATCATCAGCGCCTTCGCGGCCGCTTTCCTGGCTTCAGTGTCGTGGATGGGCGCGATGACGAAATTCCCACTCAGCCATGCTTACCCGTTCATGAGCCTGAACTTCGTCATCGTCCTCATGCTGAGCGGCTGGCTGTTCCAGGAACCGCTCTCGATCACCAAAATTGCCGGCGTCGCGCTCATCTGCGTCGGCACCATCATTGCTTCCCAAGGTTGA
- a CDS encoding GNAT family N-acetyltransferase: protein MIKPTPWDSAAFGMPTFELTEYSEAALEAASHTPGHYTVKVDPLADKAPLHAHGFYYCDTLLTTSGVAARLPDLVPPPGLHVSKQVDPAAVLAICNGAFSHGRFHRDFLLPRERADLRYDNWLAQLLDAHNVYGLFRDDELGGFIGINGASLVLHAVAPSMRGQGLAKYWWHAVIRELFAAGHPTVTSSISASNVAVVNLYASLGFSFLDPLDIYHTKVT from the coding sequence TTGATTAAGCCTACTCCCTGGGACAGCGCGGCATTCGGCATGCCGACCTTCGAGCTGACCGAGTACTCCGAGGCCGCTCTCGAGGCAGCATCGCATACGCCCGGACATTACACTGTGAAGGTCGATCCGCTGGCGGACAAGGCGCCCTTGCATGCACACGGGTTCTATTATTGCGACACCCTGCTGACCACTTCCGGCGTCGCGGCGCGCCTGCCGGACCTGGTCCCGCCGCCCGGCCTGCATGTGTCGAAGCAGGTCGATCCGGCGGCCGTGCTGGCGATCTGCAACGGGGCCTTCAGTCACGGCCGCTTCCACCGCGACTTCCTGCTGCCGCGCGAGCGGGCGGATCTACGTTACGACAACTGGCTGGCCCAACTGCTCGATGCCCACAATGTCTACGGCCTGTTCCGTGATGACGAGCTGGGGGGGTTTATCGGCATCAACGGAGCAAGCCTCGTGCTGCACGCCGTCGCGCCATCCATGCGCGGCCAGGGCCTGGCGAAATACTGGTGGCATGCGGTTATCCGCGAGCTGTTCGCGGCAGGCCATCCAACCGTAACGAGTTCGATTTCGGCGTCGAACGTGGCGGTCGTCAACCTGTACGCCTCGCTTGGTTTTTCCTTCCTGGACCCACTGGACATTTACCACACGAAGGTCACATGA
- a CDS encoding glycosyltransferase family 4 protein, with amino-acid sequence MMYRHVTRIYRLIDRVVLRRGPIALERTVKGTAFRIAKFAFPNRIPSATAELYLARALAHRLERRNANGSVSGQVPQPLSGVRSVAGLSAKERIELEKAGVVVPPALPSWAASEMEEIAATLDPAFHPAGPITPHLQYYAMPLEHHYPGIVYARLRRQVTSRIDVVILVPWLKQGGADLGAIHFATALHDTFGKKVLVIGTEAADSPWASRLPEGVQFLDAGTEMAQLSADERRLVMVRLMLQLAPETIHLMNSYLGWQMVALHAKALRHTTRIYASLYCDDVSEGGQLVGYAQTFLMDCYESLDGVISDNGVVGAEWSRSMGMAPSLFHVVPFPVREPAQPLLPQLPAARTLLWAGRLDRQKRPDVLLAIAQAMPDWTFDVYGQTVVDQASPALAGLRKAPNVRLRGAFNDFYTVVRPDHLALVYTTQWDGMPNILLEAARAGLPIVAPAVGGIGEFIPGEWLVPECADVQAYVAQIRRLADDASHREERVRTLTQRVGDGHSWGEFAAAIGRVPGYLTTAAAQLAGDVQPGTDARVDAAA; translated from the coding sequence ATGATGTATCGACACGTTACCCGCATTTACCGTTTGATCGATCGCGTCGTACTGCGCCGTGGTCCTATTGCACTCGAGCGTACCGTCAAGGGAACGGCATTCCGGATTGCGAAGTTCGCTTTTCCCAACCGCATCCCTAGCGCGACGGCCGAGCTCTATCTAGCGCGTGCCCTGGCGCATCGTCTCGAACGGCGCAATGCGAATGGCAGCGTCAGCGGCCAGGTACCGCAGCCGCTGAGCGGCGTGCGTTCCGTGGCCGGCTTGAGCGCCAAAGAGCGGATCGAACTGGAAAAGGCCGGTGTCGTTGTGCCGCCCGCGTTGCCGTCCTGGGCCGCGAGCGAAATGGAGGAAATCGCAGCCACACTCGATCCGGCCTTCCATCCGGCGGGCCCGATCACCCCGCACCTCCAGTACTACGCGATGCCGCTCGAGCACCACTATCCCGGCATTGTTTATGCACGCCTGCGGCGCCAGGTGACCAGCAGGATCGACGTGGTCATCCTGGTGCCCTGGCTGAAGCAGGGTGGCGCCGACTTGGGCGCCATCCACTTCGCCACAGCCCTGCATGATACGTTCGGCAAGAAAGTACTGGTGATTGGTACCGAAGCTGCCGATTCGCCATGGGCCAGCCGTCTTCCCGAAGGCGTGCAGTTCCTGGATGCCGGCACCGAAATGGCGCAGCTGTCGGCTGACGAGCGCCGCCTGGTCATGGTACGCCTGATGCTGCAGCTGGCCCCCGAGACGATTCACCTGATGAATTCTTACCTCGGCTGGCAAATGGTGGCCTTGCATGCGAAAGCCTTGCGTCACACCACCAGGATCTACGCCTCGCTGTATTGCGACGACGTATCCGAAGGTGGCCAGCTCGTGGGCTATGCGCAGACTTTCCTGATGGATTGCTACGAATCGCTCGATGGCGTCATTTCCGATAACGGCGTCGTGGGTGCCGAGTGGTCGCGTTCCATGGGCATGGCTCCGTCGCTGTTCCACGTCGTGCCGTTCCCGGTACGCGAGCCGGCACAGCCGCTTCTGCCGCAGTTGCCGGCTGCCCGTACCTTGCTGTGGGCCGGACGCCTGGACCGACAGAAACGCCCGGACGTGTTGCTCGCCATCGCACAGGCGATGCCGGACTGGACCTTCGACGTGTACGGTCAGACAGTCGTGGATCAGGCGAGCCCTGCCTTGGCCGGTTTGCGCAAGGCGCCGAACGTGCGCCTGCGCGGCGCGTTCAACGATTTCTATACCGTCGTGCGTCCCGATCACCTGGCGCTGGTCTACACGACGCAGTGGGATGGCATGCCGAATATCCTGCTGGAAGCGGCCAGGGCCGGGTTGCCGATCGTGGCGCCGGCGGTGGGCGGTATTGGGGAGTTCATTCCCGGCGAGTGGCTTGTGCCCGAATGCGCCGATGTCCAAGCCTATGTCGCCCAGATCCGGCGCCTCGCGGACGACGCCTCGCATCGCGAGGAACGCGTGCGTACGCTGACCCAGCGGGTCGGGGACGGACATTCGTGGGGCGAGTTTGCCGCAGCGATCGGACGCGTGCCTGGTTACCTGACCACAGCAGCAGCCCAGCTTGCGGGCGATGTCCAGCCGGGCACTGACGCACGCGTCGACGCTGCAGCCTGA
- a CDS encoding glycosyltransferase — MDFFPVFLSVVFVVRNQEARLERFLRNAGTQLSGLVSDYEIVVVDNSSEDGSVALLQGLTGEDGLPNLQVYALTKEVDSDTASWVGLENALGDFVAVVDPLEDDIAFLPQMLDKAVSGADVVFARNRQKPKRSISYRIANAIFNRLYQFINGVHLTKEAPHFRLLSKRVVNFILQHARPAVTYRHLPATGGFARVTMEYSARPVAATSKKLGASIDQGMRLLVSTTQAPMRIVTTLSLFGAAANVGYSIYVVAVGVFKEDVAPGWVSLSLQQSGMFFLISLVLLMLGEYILQMASLSNEGPLYHVGQEFTSARLTPREKLNIEDVAPPVDACRERAAGHGS; from the coding sequence ATGGATTTCTTTCCCGTATTCCTCTCGGTCGTTTTTGTGGTGCGCAACCAGGAGGCCAGGCTCGAAAGGTTCTTGAGAAATGCGGGCACGCAGCTTTCAGGACTCGTTTCCGACTACGAGATCGTGGTGGTCGACAATTCTTCGGAGGACGGCAGCGTTGCGCTGCTCCAGGGCCTGACCGGCGAGGACGGACTGCCCAACCTCCAGGTCTACGCGCTGACAAAGGAAGTCGATTCCGATACGGCGTCGTGGGTGGGCCTGGAAAATGCGCTTGGTGATTTTGTCGCGGTCGTCGACCCGCTCGAGGACGACATCGCGTTCCTGCCGCAGATGCTCGACAAGGCAGTGAGCGGAGCGGACGTGGTCTTCGCACGCAACCGGCAAAAACCAAAGCGCAGCATTTCTTATCGTATCGCAAACGCGATCTTCAATCGCCTGTATCAATTCATTAATGGCGTTCACCTGACCAAGGAGGCGCCCCATTTCCGGCTGCTGAGCAAGCGTGTCGTCAATTTCATTCTCCAGCACGCACGTCCGGCGGTGACCTACCGCCACCTGCCGGCCACCGGCGGCTTCGCTCGCGTCACCATGGAATACAGTGCCAGACCCGTCGCCGCCACCAGCAAGAAGCTCGGTGCCAGCATCGACCAGGGCATGCGCCTGCTCGTATCGACGACCCAGGCGCCGATGCGCATCGTGACGACCCTTTCCCTGTTCGGCGCGGCCGCGAATGTCGGCTACTCGATCTATGTCGTGGCGGTCGGCGTCTTCAAGGAAGATGTCGCACCCGGATGGGTGAGCTTGTCGCTGCAGCAGTCGGGGATGTTTTTCCTGATTTCGCTGGTGCTACTGATGCTGGGCGAATACATCCTGCAAATGGCCAGCCTGTCGAACGAGGGCCCGCTCTATCACGTCGGCCAGGAATTCACCAGCGCGCGCCTGACCCCGCGCGAGAAACTGAACATCGAAGACGTTGCACCGCCGGTCGACGCGTGCCGCGAGAGAGCGGCGGGCCACGGTTCATGA